In Takifugu flavidus isolate HTHZ2018 chromosome 5, ASM371156v2, whole genome shotgun sequence, the following proteins share a genomic window:
- the LOC130526278 gene encoding UDP-glucuronosyltransferase 2C1-like isoform X2, whose translation MNTHSNAQHGSKMTRIHSFACVFRLESASEMLRPTSLPLLLLICSVSVVNAGKVLVYPFDGSHWINMKVLIEELHTRGHEVTVVRPADSWYIKAESSYYKSITLNYSAGINEETLGLYVTKTLKMRREGASLWSRLKLEYDLVELFRQIHKHTVEMVGEMFENTQLMQILRDTKYDLVLTDPAGGGGVILAHRLGLPLVFNVRWTVQGEGHQAIAPSPLSYVPMAMSELTDQMTFFQRVKNILVFVLSQLRIKYLADPNYRPFVHRYFGDDVHYMELFQAADIWLMRNDFTFEFPRPTMPNVIYMSGFQCKPSKPLSKELEDFVQSSGEHGVIIMTLGTLVGNLPEDIVEDIAAAFAQLPQKVIWRHKGKRPSTLGNNTLLLDWLPQNDLLGHPKTKLFVAHGGTNGIQEAIYHGVPLVGLPLMFDQQDNFFRMKVKGVAKVLDIATVNKDNFLEALKEVLHQPSYREKMKTLSSLHRDQPMKPMDRAMFWIEFVMRHKGAKHLRTESYKMNAIQYHSIDVLAFLVTLVLLIVAVFTSAVKFLWRRLFCRSKVKKE comes from the exons ATGAACACCCActctaatgcacaacatgggtcaaaaatgacccgcattcattcattcgcatgtgttttcaggctgg AATCTGCTTCAGAGATGCTTCGACCAACCTCGCTGCCACTCCTGTTGCTGATCTGCTCGGTTTCGGTGGTGAATGCTGGAAAGGTGTTGGTGTATCCTTTTGATGGGAGCCACTGGATCAACATGAAAGTCCTCATTGAGGAACTTCACACCAGAGGTCATGAGGTCACGGTGGTGAGGCCGGCGGACAGCTGGTACATCAAGGCAGAGTCTTCATACTACAAGTCCATTACTCTGAACTACTCTGCTGGTATTAATGAGGAAACCCTTGGGTTGTACGTGACAAAGACTCTGAAAATGCGACGAGAAGGTGCTTCACTCTGGAGTCGTTTAAAGCTGGAATATGATCTGGTGGAACTGTTCAGGCAGATTCATAAGCATACAGTTGAGATGGTCGGGGAGATGTTTGAGAACACCCAACTGATGCAGATCCTCCGTGACACCAAATATGATTTGGTCCTGACAGAtcctgcagggggtggaggagtgATACTGGCCCACCGGTTGGGTCTTCCACTGGTCTTTAATGTGAGGTGGACTGTCCAGGGTGAGGGGCATCAAGCAATCGCCCCTTCCCCATTATCCTATGTTCCCATGGCCATGTCAGAGTTGACAGACCAGATGACATTTTTCCAGCGCGTGAAAAATATTTTAGTCTTTGTTCTCAGTCAGCTTCGAATCAAGTATTTGGCAGACCCAAACTACAGACCGTTTGTTCATCGTTACTTTGGTGATGACGTGCATTACATGGAGCTGTTCCAGGCAGCTGATATCTGGCTCATGAGGAACGACTTCACTTTTGAGTTTCCTCGACCCACCATGCCAAACGTCATTTACATGTCAGGATTTCAGTGTAAACCCTCCAAGCCTCTGtccaaagagctggaggacttTGTCCAGAGCTCTGGTGAACACGGCGTCATCATCATGACATTAGGAACCCTGGTGGGGAACCTTCCTGAGGACATCGTTGAGGACATTGCTGCCGCGTTTGCTCAACTTCCTCAGAAGGTGATCTGGAGACATAAAGGTAAAAGACCATCCACCCTGGGCAACAACACCTTACTGCTGGACTGGCTCCCACAAAATGATCTCCTCGGTCACCCCAAGACCAAACTTTTCGTGGCGCATGGAGGAACCAACGGAATCCAGGAGGCCATCTACCACGGCGTCCCACTCGTGGGCCTGCCCCTCATGTTTGACCAGCAAGACAACTTCTTCAggatgaaggtcaaaggtgtGGCTAAAGTCCTGGACATTGCAACTGTGAACAAGGACAACTtcctggaggccctgaaggagGTTCTTCACCAGCCCAGTTacagggagaaaatgaaaacccTTTCCAGCCTGCACAGGGATCAACCCATGAAGCCGATGGACCGAGCAATGTTCTGGATCGAGtttgtcatgagacacaaaggaGCGAAGCA
- the smarcb1a gene encoding SWI/SNF-related matrix-associated actin-dependent regulator of chromatin subfamily B member 1-A isoform X1, translating to MALSKTFGQKPVKFQLEDGGDFYMIGSEVGNYLRMFRGSLYKRYPSLWRKLASVEERKKIVESSHDHGYTQLATSVTLLKASEVEEILEGNDEKYKAVSISTEPPAYLREQKAKRNSQWVPTLPNSSHHLDAVPCSTTINRSRLGRDKKRTFPLCFDDHDPAVIHENASQSEVLVPIRLDMEIEGQKLRDAFTWNMNEKLMTPEMFAEILCDDLDLNPLAFVPAIASAIRQQIESYPTDSILEDQADQRVIIKLNIHVGNISLVDQFEWDMSERENSPEKFALKLCSELGLGGEFVTTIAYSIRGQLSWHQRTYAFSENPLPTVEIAIRNTGDADQWCPLLETLTDAEMEKKIRDQDRNTRRMRRLANTAPAW from the exons ATGGCGCTGAGCAAGACGTTTGGACAAAAACCGGTGAAATTTCAGCTTGAGGATGGCGGGGACTTTTATATGATCGGTTCCGAG GTGGGAAACTACCTTCGGATGTTCAGAGGCTCACTGTATAAAAGATATCCATCATTATGGAGAAAACTGGCATCAgtagaagaaaggaagaaaatagtGGAGTCATCACACG ATCATGGCTATACCCAGCTTGCAACTAGTGTAACCCTCCTGAAGGCTTCAGAAGTTGAGGAGATTCTAGAAGGAAACGATGAGAAGTACAAAgctgtctccatcagcaccgAGCCCCCCGCCTACCTCAG GGAACAAAAAGCAAAGCGGAACAGTCAGTGGGTTCCAACACTCCCCAACAGCTCTCACCACCTGGACGCTGTGCCGTGTTCCACCACCATCAACCGCAGCCGACTGGGCCGTGACAAAAAGAGGACTTTCCCACTGTG TTTTGATGACCATGATCCAGCTGTGATCCACGAAAATGCATCTCAATCCGAAGTTCTGGTTCCAATACGCTTGGACATGGAGATTGAGGGACAGAAGCTGAGGGACGCTTTCACCTGGAATATGAACG AGAAGCTGATGACACCTGAGATGTTCGCTGAGATCCTTTGTGACGACCTGGATCTTAACCCACTGGCCTTTGTTCCCGCTATTGCCTCCGCCATTCGCCAGCAGATTGAGTCTTATCCAACAGACAGCATCCTGGAGGACCAGGCAGACCAGAGGGTCATTATCAAG TTGAATATCCATGTTGGGAACATCTCTCTGGTGGACCAATTTGAGTGGGACATGTCGGAGAGGGAAAACTCTCCAGAGAAGTTTGCTCTAAAGCTTTGCTCTGAGCTTGGGCTAGGCGGAGAGTTCGTCACAACCATTGCCTACAGCATCCGTGGTCAGCTGAGTTGGCACCAGAGGACGTACGCCTTCAG TGAGAACCCACTGCCCACTGTGGAGATCGCCATCAGAAACACAGGAGACGCTGACCAgtggtgccccctgctggagaccTTGACAGATGCTGAAATGGAGAAGAAGATCAGGGATCAGGACAGAAACACAAG GCGAATGAGAAGACTGGCAAACACGGCCCCCGCCTGGTAA
- the smarcb1a gene encoding SWI/SNF-related matrix-associated actin-dependent regulator of chromatin subfamily B member 1-A isoform X2 — protein sequence MFRGSLYKRYPSLWRKLASVEERKKIVESSHDHGYTQLATSVTLLKASEVEEILEGNDEKYKAVSISTEPPAYLREQKAKRNSQWVPTLPNSSHHLDAVPCSTTINRSRLGRDKKRTFPLCFDDHDPAVIHENASQSEVLVPIRLDMEIEGQKLRDAFTWNMNEKLMTPEMFAEILCDDLDLNPLAFVPAIASAIRQQIESYPTDSILEDQADQRVIIKLNIHVGNISLVDQFEWDMSERENSPEKFALKLCSELGLGGEFVTTIAYSIRGQLSWHQRTYAFSENPLPTVEIAIRNTGDADQWCPLLETLTDAEMEKKIRDQDRNTRRMRRLANTAPAW from the exons ATGTTCAGAGGCTCACTGTATAAAAGATATCCATCATTATGGAGAAAACTGGCATCAgtagaagaaaggaagaaaatagtGGAGTCATCACACG ATCATGGCTATACCCAGCTTGCAACTAGTGTAACCCTCCTGAAGGCTTCAGAAGTTGAGGAGATTCTAGAAGGAAACGATGAGAAGTACAAAgctgtctccatcagcaccgAGCCCCCCGCCTACCTCAG GGAACAAAAAGCAAAGCGGAACAGTCAGTGGGTTCCAACACTCCCCAACAGCTCTCACCACCTGGACGCTGTGCCGTGTTCCACCACCATCAACCGCAGCCGACTGGGCCGTGACAAAAAGAGGACTTTCCCACTGTG TTTTGATGACCATGATCCAGCTGTGATCCACGAAAATGCATCTCAATCCGAAGTTCTGGTTCCAATACGCTTGGACATGGAGATTGAGGGACAGAAGCTGAGGGACGCTTTCACCTGGAATATGAACG AGAAGCTGATGACACCTGAGATGTTCGCTGAGATCCTTTGTGACGACCTGGATCTTAACCCACTGGCCTTTGTTCCCGCTATTGCCTCCGCCATTCGCCAGCAGATTGAGTCTTATCCAACAGACAGCATCCTGGAGGACCAGGCAGACCAGAGGGTCATTATCAAG TTGAATATCCATGTTGGGAACATCTCTCTGGTGGACCAATTTGAGTGGGACATGTCGGAGAGGGAAAACTCTCCAGAGAAGTTTGCTCTAAAGCTTTGCTCTGAGCTTGGGCTAGGCGGAGAGTTCGTCACAACCATTGCCTACAGCATCCGTGGTCAGCTGAGTTGGCACCAGAGGACGTACGCCTTCAG TGAGAACCCACTGCCCACTGTGGAGATCGCCATCAGAAACACAGGAGACGCTGACCAgtggtgccccctgctggagaccTTGACAGATGCTGAAATGGAGAAGAAGATCAGGGATCAGGACAGAAACACAAG GCGAATGAGAAGACTGGCAAACACGGCCCCCGCCTGGTAA
- the LOC130526278 gene encoding UDP-glucuronosyltransferase 2C1-like isoform X1 — MNRDRTQRRHDLSSSSWSIQTPCSGGSNTFFCFAVLGLFAAPISWAEKRSGIVYTRDQLMALRPPSFVVGEKPQIPKEVRRKQRGTKAGVKQRMKRRRFKPCVPAVITRNVGSLANKMDELEALTRTQREYREASIMCFTETRLHGLIPDSNVTIAGFTTVRADRDTTAAESASEMLRPTSLPLLLLICSVSVVNAGKVLVYPFDGSHWINMKVLIEELHTRGHEVTVVRPADSWYIKAESSYYKSITLNYSAGINEETLGLYVTKTLKMRREGASLWSRLKLEYDLVELFRQIHKHTVEMVGEMFENTQLMQILRDTKYDLVLTDPAGGGGVILAHRLGLPLVFNVRWTVQGEGHQAIAPSPLSYVPMAMSELTDQMTFFQRVKNILVFVLSQLRIKYLADPNYRPFVHRYFGDDVHYMELFQAADIWLMRNDFTFEFPRPTMPNVIYMSGFQCKPSKPLSKELEDFVQSSGEHGVIIMTLGTLVGNLPEDIVEDIAAAFAQLPQKVIWRHKGKRPSTLGNNTLLLDWLPQNDLLGHPKTKLFVAHGGTNGIQEAIYHGVPLVGLPLMFDQQDNFFRMKVKGVAKVLDIATVNKDNFLEALKEVLHQPSYREKMKTLSSLHRDQPMKPMDRAMFWIEFVMRHKGAKHLRTESYKMNAIQYHSIDVLAFLVTLVLLIVAVFTSAVKFLWRRLFCRSKVKKE; from the exons ATGAACAGAGACAGGACACAAAGGCGCCACGACCTATCATCCTCTTCT tggagtattcagacaccatgttctggaggctcgaatacttttttctgttttgcggtgcttgggttattcgcggcccccatcagctggGCCGAGAAGCGGAGCGGTATTGTTTACACacgagaccagctgatggctctaagaccaccatccttcgtggtcggagagaagccccaaatccctaaggaggtgaggaggaaacaacgagggactaaggctggagttaaacagaggatgaagaggcgacgttttaaaccctgcgtccccgcggtcataacgAGGAATGTTGggtccctggcaaataagatggacgagctggaggcgctcacacggacccagcgggagtacagagaggccagtatcatgtgtttcacggagacacggctccatggactgataccggactccaatgtgacgatcgctggtttcaccactgtgcgagcggaccgagacaccaccgcggccg AATCTGCTTCAGAGATGCTTCGACCAACCTCGCTGCCACTCCTGTTGCTGATCTGCTCGGTTTCGGTGGTGAATGCTGGAAAGGTGTTGGTGTATCCTTTTGATGGGAGCCACTGGATCAACATGAAAGTCCTCATTGAGGAACTTCACACCAGAGGTCATGAGGTCACGGTGGTGAGGCCGGCGGACAGCTGGTACATCAAGGCAGAGTCTTCATACTACAAGTCCATTACTCTGAACTACTCTGCTGGTATTAATGAGGAAACCCTTGGGTTGTACGTGACAAAGACTCTGAAAATGCGACGAGAAGGTGCTTCACTCTGGAGTCGTTTAAAGCTGGAATATGATCTGGTGGAACTGTTCAGGCAGATTCATAAGCATACAGTTGAGATGGTCGGGGAGATGTTTGAGAACACCCAACTGATGCAGATCCTCCGTGACACCAAATATGATTTGGTCCTGACAGAtcctgcagggggtggaggagtgATACTGGCCCACCGGTTGGGTCTTCCACTGGTCTTTAATGTGAGGTGGACTGTCCAGGGTGAGGGGCATCAAGCAATCGCCCCTTCCCCATTATCCTATGTTCCCATGGCCATGTCAGAGTTGACAGACCAGATGACATTTTTCCAGCGCGTGAAAAATATTTTAGTCTTTGTTCTCAGTCAGCTTCGAATCAAGTATTTGGCAGACCCAAACTACAGACCGTTTGTTCATCGTTACTTTGGTGATGACGTGCATTACATGGAGCTGTTCCAGGCAGCTGATATCTGGCTCATGAGGAACGACTTCACTTTTGAGTTTCCTCGACCCACCATGCCAAACGTCATTTACATGTCAGGATTTCAGTGTAAACCCTCCAAGCCTCTGtccaaagagctggaggacttTGTCCAGAGCTCTGGTGAACACGGCGTCATCATCATGACATTAGGAACCCTGGTGGGGAACCTTCCTGAGGACATCGTTGAGGACATTGCTGCCGCGTTTGCTCAACTTCCTCAGAAGGTGATCTGGAGACATAAAGGTAAAAGACCATCCACCCTGGGCAACAACACCTTACTGCTGGACTGGCTCCCACAAAATGATCTCCTCGGTCACCCCAAGACCAAACTTTTCGTGGCGCATGGAGGAACCAACGGAATCCAGGAGGCCATCTACCACGGCGTCCCACTCGTGGGCCTGCCCCTCATGTTTGACCAGCAAGACAACTTCTTCAggatgaaggtcaaaggtgtGGCTAAAGTCCTGGACATTGCAACTGTGAACAAGGACAACTtcctggaggccctgaaggagGTTCTTCACCAGCCCAGTTacagggagaaaatgaaaacccTTTCCAGCCTGCACAGGGATCAACCCATGAAGCCGATGGACCGAGCAATGTTCTGGATCGAGtttgtcatgagacacaaaggaGCGAAGCA